The stretch of DNA gcaagtcctattaccaTGTCATCAGTGACCTTTTacatctataaaagatgatttaaGCTGCATCCGTGTCAAGTTGCTTGGTtttggcacttgcgctgatgACTAACAAGGCCTATGCGAAAGCGACAGCGCCGATCGCAACGTCCACAAACGAACTGTGTTCCCGGTGACGTAGATCGCGTACTATCtatagtacaaaagataaaccatcgagcccctagtttaactgcagtactttgCTATTTATTAAACGTCAAAAAGCTTGAGTATATCTCTTGTTATTTTCGAGGTATTTTCTGTTAATAATGGATATTAACATGTTGGATTTAACCACCTACCTAAGATGTGTTAGATGAAATTGAGAGTTcccggggacccaacagagtTCGTTATCGACGAAACCCGTTCGACTTGCCTGATGAcgattttcaatataaataaatacacaaaaaaaaaaacatttttttttcatatttttcttgtattttgtgtttttctgtTACCAATTCTatatgaaaacaaagaaaactccaaaataatataagtactttTTGTTTGACCTCTAATGTGTTAAGGGAGAATTtctgttgtttgtaatgactgacttttatacttttatatgtCTGTGCAGTGCTTCATAATGAATTGCATGGCCATTGCCATAGACATGCAAGAAGGTGTATTTCCCGGAGAAGTCAAGAATGAGGAGTCCTGTTGTGAAATACTACCAGCACAGAAGACACAAAATACTGTGAGAGGAAATATTCGGAGGAGGCAGTTTATTGAAagacattttaattacaataagaTTTATTAAATCTTTTCTAAATTTTACTTAGGCGGTTATAATTAATAAGATGAGTATTTCACTTTTCCTAACTAGGTTAGGATTgggtcaacccagttacccgggcaaccaatacctcttggtaagactggttgtcagaccttCTGGCCGCTGACTATACCATGAGCcaaaaggtaaacaaaccataaaaagggtatTTTATAATCACGATTGAAGTTGTGAACatatcttataaaaataactaactacGGCAGTAATTCACTGACAACatgagaaatgatattttagaaaaatgtttgtagaaCTTATGCAATcctttcaaacttatttgaaatcaaatatgataaatgccgtaaattattttcttaattttaattaaatatgtattaaatcgtttacatgtaaaagaaCCTAAAAGACTTGACTGTCAAACATAGAACCCTACTAAATTGTAGACCACAGacactgcgaacattttacataaaaatgtgacttttcgtcatcggtcgggttttacccgccatcttgaaaaagtgtcattcttcgTTTACATTTTGGCttacggctcggtgaatggagtattaactgtaacaactgccaaagatgttcaaacgacagccgggacccaccaatgggggctaccgttttttgtttcaccagatggcgcaactgtagcgtgaggtcATAAACTACGGCATTCAAAGTTCTTTCAAAACTTATATCTGCATTAGGTGATTATATAAGatcatatttaatacaatagacCTATATTGTGAACGTACtggcgatgccacagtgttgcgcagtgccgttttgctTGAGAAAGAAAGGCGGacataagtttccgaaagataaaagtgtgtcaaagcagtgacatttatagatccctaatctgtatttgccataattaatctaaagtattgttaaatactcacaatattaatttaattagaaatataaacccgCGCGCGTAAAGAAACAGTGACATTTGACGTTTCGATGACCTCACGCAACACGAGCGCCCCTCgcggcgatttcatacgcggtagccctcaTTCATCGTGCCTTCGGAAACAAGTACctgaaaaaaattgtatattattatattgccacactaacaaatataaaaagccaagtaatattaattaatcaataaTTGTAGACATTATTGtccttttgtaatttaattatgtcaaaaaattaaaatttattgttgGTATCAACTGTGAtgaccaatattataaaaaggggGAATTATAAACCGAGCTATTAAAAAAACGCTTTGcgactgatgatgacatactgtattaataacttgagcggtatgaatttgagtaagcgaaaaattaactaaactaacaacgaatattgattaataataaaatccagaacgagcttacaaaaagtgaattgtgataaattcatttcatatattaaaattttatccgagcgactacattactaagtgagcgactggaaatacagagagggcaacttcaatattaagatagaatcgatttttctaagtgaggttatacataacgttattaatttaatactttacttttttttagtttttaatttattaccgACGTTATAACGTTATTATAACGTCGGTTATGCAAAGTTTTGTAAGCtgctttattaatgattattggttcctgatattctattttaaaatggcagaattttgaaaacgaatcgctgcaaaaccgactccacgtagtcttggtTGCCCTActcctagagtgcaattcaaaaccgcgtaggcgcggaggggcgaggcggcctgcgagctgaggcgcaggtagttttaacgttaaaaccatctgcgacgataagctcgcatgggaccgccggagccccgcagcgtcggagccgtgacagaagccatgcttgctgcatgttgcattgtgcttccatgctgcatgcctgcatGCATGCTTCGTTTCAATCTCCTTCCCTCGCTCCGCTATCCCCCGCTTACCCCTTgatatcttattttttatttttttttttttttttattttattttattttaagaaggcttacagactaataacataatatgtaacaaaaatatattttccagttgctaataacaagcctccacagatatataatattaacgatgaactattgtaatgcctgaatgtgttttttcttttttttttttttttttttttttttaattattaatattatttatttgctacgtGTGTATTTGAGTACCACCAGACAGTGCTTCATTCTCAAAAAATGATTTAGCTAAAAGTTTCTTTGCTACTTTCGTTTTAGTGCAAAATAAGTCAATATCATGCTCACGAGATAATTCATTAAAGCAACGAGCGCTTCTAATAAGGTAAGCATTACGCCTATAATTAGTGGAGGTGGAAGGCACACTCAGTAATGGCCTCCATCGCAACCCAATAAGGTTagttttaaattcaagttttgAAACGAGCTCAGAGCAGTCGATCGATCCATTCGCTATCTTCATTAAGAAACATATATCACTGATGAGTCGCCTGTAATCTAGTGGTAAAAAATGGTATTTCTTACATCGTTGCACATAACCTATAGATATTCGGTGCGCTTTGTAATCGAGATATCTAAGGAACTTTTTCTGGATACCCTCAATACGCAGCTTATAGATCTCATATTGAGGGTTCCAGACTTGAGATGCATACTCCAAGTGACTGCGTACGAACGAACAATATAAAACCTTGATTGGTTTCAGAGAACGGAAACAGGTTGAGGCTCTAATTATAAACCCTAATGCTTTCGCAGCTTTTTTTACAATACCCTCAATGTGTTGATCAAATAGTAATCTGCTATCTTGTATAATGCCTAAATCCCTGATACTGTCAACTTTACATAAAGCGTGTTGGTTAAGAGTATAGcttaattatacatttccgattagtatttaggaaatgtatagatttcctaggaaatgtgtctaatgtaatttatttcacacattttgtattcgaaacacttcatttaagataaaatgccgctctgtatataaaatacatttgccaaatattgaaaaaaatgcaggacgtaacgttgacactcaaacaaatattaagtcgctcaaatattatgaagctgctcattttgtatttttaagtaactcaaattaatgtttgtaagatactattctgttgatttttcgtcACTTACAGTCAGCCGCTCACTTAGTAATTACataacccaaattaattaattttgacacttaaaattgtaatttacagtCACTCGGTTTATTACTACCCTTATAAAAGTATATTAGctctatccctactaatatcataaatgcgaaagtaactctgtctgtctgttacgctttaacgtctaaaccactggactgattttaataaaatttggtacagagatagagttgaccttgagaaagaacataagatAGTATTTACCCCGGACTTTAAAAGAGTTGTCTTGGAAGCTAGTTgtgaatacatttttgaaattggtttcATACTTTTTGAGATACGTTGCGGACTTTTGAAAAGTTGTCTTGGAAACGCAaaataaccgaactctacgcgggcgaaaccgcgggcggaagctagatATTACTATAGGCTAGCTAGTATATGATATTGCAATAAGCAACGTTTGCTTATtgctatactctatccacggaagcaagagctaaaaggtaaacaaagaatgacactttttcaagatggcggtataacccgcccgatgacaaaacgtcacatttttgtgtaaaatgttcgcagtatctgtgattttgtcatcggtcgggttataccgccatcttgaaaaagtgtcattctttgtttaccttttagctcttgcttccgtggatagagtattaTATTGTTCTAAAGAGTAActtacattttacatttttacattaAGAGTGCTCCACTCCAACATAGCTATTTCTAATTGGAGCTttctaatttttaatttttgtatttctactttgTCTGAGTGTTCCGCTTCTAATATCGCCAACTGCCTTTTCTTAAAATCCAAGTTGCTTTTTAAAATAGCTGGGCTCCAAGCTTCATttctgtaattaaattaatatatatgttataacttggtgtcgtggtggcctagtgggtaaagaaccaacctgtcGAGatgtcaggcaagtaccaatgcaacttttctaagtttgtatatactttctaagtatatcttagacaccaatgactgtgtttcggatggcacgttaaactgtaggtcccggctgccattgaacatccttggcagtcgttacgggtagtcgatgccagtaagtctgacaccagtctaaccaaggggtattgggttgcctgcaaactgggttgagggggtgatataggcagtcgctccttgtggcgcactggtactcagctgcatccgattagactggaagccgaccccaacatagttgggaagaaaggctcggaggatgatgtatgtAATAACTTGGCTTATTATTCTTGAGTACTTAATTTCTTTCTACGGTCATCATAGCATACCTAAATTTCCTTTTTTTCTGGGTTTTAGATCCGCAGTCCATGTCTACTCTCTTCCTCTTTGGTTCTAGGGCTTTACTGGTAGAGGtcactgaaaataataaatgccaTTAACATTTGACTGTTGGTGGTGAGCTGCATTGCCTTGTATACACTTGTAAACTTTataatatcgggtgtgtcgtacctaatcacattaaattaaatacgttattatactggttaatatacaTATGTCGAATAgcgcaaagaaaaaataaaaaaatgtttttttcaaacaaagtaaatagaataaaaatgtgcgaaaattagaacaccatataaaagtcagtcattacaaacaactaaaattctcccttgaaaactgacagctgtctactggtcaaaacattcgatactcctaactttatctctgctttacacttgatgaacaaaaaaaaatatgaaaacgaaaaatgactcctgtggctaaactactgaatggattaggttattttttaacaattcgCCAATTCTATGGCGAATTCCACATCATAAAGTacatgtgataggatttaatgtgattaggtacgacacaccctgtacaattatttatatttacttgaTTCTGCATTCTTATTCTCAATGTCCATAACTATGTTCTCTGCAGATGTTTGACCCACATCCGGACCTTCCTTTGTGTGTTCTTCTACAGTTGATGAGGCGTTTGTTATCTGTTACAGGTACAATATAATgttagttaataaaataaataaataaaagaaaaaagcatttattaatttcttgcaaaaaaacataaaacaagtaaGACTGAACTTAATCCTATATGCAtgcttctgaaaaaaaaaatgattttactaAGGTTAGTTACCTATTACaatacaaatccgtcattagacctgtcgtcctgtatggatcggagtgttgggcattgaaaaagacggacgagaagagagtgcatgtaacagaaatgagaatgctgagatggatgtgtggtgttacaagaatggataaagtgaggaatgattacattagaggaagtctgaaagtagcgccagttacagaaaagatgagaagtagaagattgtcgtggtatggacatgtaatgaggagggatgatacgcat from Helicoverpa zea isolate HzStark_Cry1AcR chromosome 28, ilHelZeax1.1, whole genome shotgun sequence encodes:
- the LOC124643726 gene encoding uncharacterized protein LOC124643726 isoform X2, with amino-acid sequence MAFECVIVKEEPNLKEDGDNEVSSETASQNGADAEKNIIKVEIEVEAPTVRIKPEPLDPQPSTPPRSPSDPSWHAPCQEGSTVPATEEVTNILPEKYIQVSIKEEVDSDDITNASSTVEEHTKEGPDVGQTSAENIVMDIENKNAESMTSTSKALEPKRKRVDMDCGSKTQKKRKFRNEAWSPAILKSNLDFKKRQLAILEAEHSDKVEIQKLKIRKLQLEIAMLEWSTLNVKM